The Microbacterium oleivorans genome contains the following window.
CGCCCTGGCGGCCCGCGGCGTCGTCGACGTGCGCCTGCGATACGGCTCGACCGGCCGCCCCGAGCACCGCTACGCCGCGTCGCGCGGCTGACGCGTCGACCACCAGGCCCAGGCCACCAGCGCCGGCTGGAAGAACAGGCGCGTAAGACGGCGCTGATCGGTATCGAGCCCGAAGGCGCTGCGCTTCTTGCGCCACTGATCGACGTTGCCGGGGAAGACCGCGATGAAGAACGCCGCGAGCAGCGCGCCGACGCGCTCACGCTCGCGAGGGAGCATGATCAGCGCTGCACCGAACATCGCCTCCACCACGCCCGAGGCGACGACGACGCCGTCGCGATCGATGGGGAGCTTCTCGACGAGGATGTCGGGCACCTGCGCCTGGAAATCGCGGCGCGCCCAGAAGAGGTGGCTCAGCCCGGCGAAGATCATCCCGCCGGCGAGCAGCCAGCGCAGCGCAGTTCTCATACCCCCATTGTGCGCCCCGGATCGGTCGGCGGGCGCGGGGTCCCCCGGCCGACGAACTAGGCTTGCCGAGTGCCCGGCCCGCTCGACCTCTCGCTGCTGCGCCGATGGCCCGACGTCGAAGCTCCGGGTCTGGTCGCCTCCGACGCGGCGGACCGGCTGATCCTCGACGAATCCGCCGGCGCGCGGGCCCGCAGCGGCCCGGGCGAGCTCGTCGTCATCGGCGACACCCACGGCGCGCTGGTCCTGGCGGCGGCCGCAGACGGGGCGAACGGCATCCGGGTGCATCAGGACGCGCTCAGCGGCGAAGCGGCACTGGTCGGCAACGCACACCGCCTGGTGCCGGAGGCCCGCTTCGAGCAGCTGCCGCTCGACACCGCGCTCGTCGCGGGCGCGCGCGTGGTCCTGCTGCGACTCCCCCGCTCGCTCGACGAGCTCTCCGACATCGCCTCGGTGATCGCCGCCGCGGCTGCACCGGATGTCGTCGTCTTCGCGGGCGGGAGGATCAAGCACATGGCGCTCGCGATGAACGACGTGCTCCGCTCCCGCTTCCGCCGACTCGACGTCTCGCACGCCCGCGCGAAGTCGCGGGTGCTGATCGCACGCGAGCCCGCGGCGTCCGCACCCCCGACACCGCGTGCCGCGCGGATCGACGGGCTCGAGGTGCGCGCCTTCGGCGGAGCCTTCGCCGGCGCCCGCGTCGATATCGGCACGCGCCTGCTTCTGGCGCACCTCCCGGATGCGGCACCCGGCGGAACCGCGGACGATCCGTGGATCGACTTCGCGTGCGGTACGGGCGTGGTGGCGGCGACCTGGGCCTCGCGGCATCCGCACGCGCACGTCTACGCCTCCGACCAATCGGCTTCGGCCGTGGCCTCGGCGCGCGCCACCGCCGAAGCCAACGGAGTCGCGGACCGCATCGACGTCGTCCGCGACGACCTGCTGTCGCGGCGCCCGGACCGCAGCGCCTCGCTGATCGCCCTGAACCCGCCGTTCCACTCGGGCTCATCGGTGAGCGATCACATCGCGCCGCGCCTCTTCGCCGACGCCGCTCGGGTTCTCCGCCCGGGCGGCGAGCTGTGGTGCGTGTGGAACTCGTCCCTCCGCTACCGGCCGAGCCTCGAACGCCTCATCGGCCCCACGCGGCAGGTCGCCCGCGATCCGAAGTTCACGGTCACGGTGTCGACCCGCCGCTGAGCGGGCTCAGTGGTACCGGCCGCTGTACGCGTTGATCGCCTGCTGACCGCCGAGGTGGGCATACAGCACGTTCGAGTCCGCCGGGATGTCGCGCGACGAAACGAGATCGATGAGACCGGCCATCGACTTGCCCTCGTAGACGGGATCGAGGATCACGCCCTCCATCCGGCCGGTGAGATAGATGGCCTCGTCGGTGGAGGCGACCGGGATGCCGTACTTGTCGCCCGCCCAGCCTTCCAGCACCACGATCTCGTCGTCGCTGAGCTCCCGTCCCACCCCGATCAGATCCGCCGTACGCCGGGCGATACGCGCCACCTGGTCGCGCGTCTTGTCGATCGTCGCCGACGCGTCGATGCCGAGTACGCGACGCGGCCGGTCGCCGAAGTTCTCCAGCAGATCCGCGAACCCGGCGATCATCCCGGCGTGCGTCGACCCCGTGACGGTGCACACGACGATCGTGTCGAAGAAGACCCCCAGAGCATCCTCCTGTCGGCGGAGCTCGTGCGCCCAGTTGGCGAACCCGAGCCCACCGAGACGGTGGTCGCTCGCACCGGCGGGGATGGCGTAAGGAGTGCCACCGGCGGCCTCCACATCGGCGATCGCGTCCTTCCACGAGTCGCGGAACCCGATGTCGAAACCGGCCGACGACAGTCGCACATCCGCACCCATGAGGCGCGAGAGCAGGATGTTGCCCACGCGGTCGTTCACGGCATCCGGCCAATCCACCCAGTTCTCCTGAACGAGCACTGCCTTCATGCCGAGGTGCGCAGCGACCGCGGCTACCTGACGCGTGTGGTTCGACTGCACGCCACCGATCGACACCAGTGTGTCGGCGCCCTGCGCCAGGGCCTCGGGAACCAGGTACTCGAGCTTGCGCACCTTGTTGCCGCCGTACGCCAAACCGCTCGAGACGTCCTCCCGCTTGGCCCAGATCCGGGCGCCGCCGAGATGCGCCGACAGCCGATCCAGCGGGTGGACCGGACTCGGGCCGAAAGTGAGGGGGTGACGCGGGAAGTCTGCGAGGGTCATCATTCGTCCTTGGGGTCGGTGGAGCGCGGGGTGGTCTCGGAATGGGTGAGCAAGCGCTCGAGGGTCAGCCAGTTCTCGCGTGTCGCGCTCGCGGCGGCCTCGGCATCACCCGCCGCACAGAGGGCCAGAATGCGGGCGTGGGCGTGGACCGAGTCGCGGCCGGCCAGGCTCGAGAACCGCGCGCGCTCGAGTCGCCGGAGCAGCGGCGTGACCTGATCGAGCAGCGCCGCCAGCAACGGGTTCGCGGAGGCCGTCACGGCGACGCCGTGGAAGGCATCGTCGGCGGCGACCGCGCCGTCGACGTCCTGTCCCGCCAGGGCCACCTCGAAGCGCGCGTTCGCCTCGCGCATCGCGTCGAGATCGGCCTCGGTCAACTGCGCCACCGCGTCTCGGACAGCGAGCTCGTGCAGCGCCGCAGCCACGCGCTCGGCAGCCAACGCCTCGCGCTCGTCGAGCGGGGCGACCTCTGTGGCCTTCGCACGACGCGTCCGCACCAACCCCGCAGACTCCAAGCGAGCGATGGCCTCGCGGATCGGCGTCCGACTCACGCCGAGCCACGCCTCCAGCTCGGCGTCACGCAGTCGCGCGCCCGGCTCGAGCCGTCCGCTCACGATCGCGTCGCGCATCTGCGCGTAGGCATGGTCGCGCAGCGACGAGGGACGAGCGACCGGACTCAGCGACATGCAATATATTGCACACGATACGAGCGCACCCGTCAAATCGAACGACGACGGGCGGGTGCGATCGACATCGCACCCGCCCGGAAACGAGAAATGGCCACCCAGCGTTGGGTGGCCATTTCACGAAAGAAGTCCGGCGGTGTCCTACTCTCCCACAGGGTCCCCCCTGCAGTACCATCGGCGCTGTGAGGCTTAGCTTCCGGGTTCGGAATGTAACCGGGCGTTTCCCTCACGCTATGGCCGCCGAAACACTATTGATGTTTCAGTCTGCACAACGATCAATTCGTTATGCGGTTCTCGACCG
Protein-coding sequences here:
- a CDS encoding DoxX family protein; amino-acid sequence: MRTALRWLLAGGMIFAGLSHLFWARRDFQAQVPDILVEKLPIDRDGVVVASGVVEAMFGAALIMLPRERERVGALLAAFFIAVFPGNVDQWRKKRSAFGLDTDQRRLTRLFFQPALVAWAWWSTRQPRDAA
- a CDS encoding 1-aminocyclopropane-1-carboxylate deaminase yields the protein MTLADFPRHPLTFGPSPVHPLDRLSAHLGGARIWAKREDVSSGLAYGGNKVRKLEYLVPEALAQGADTLVSIGGVQSNHTRQVAAVAAHLGMKAVLVQENWVDWPDAVNDRVGNILLSRLMGADVRLSSAGFDIGFRDSWKDAIADVEAAGGTPYAIPAGASDHRLGGLGFANWAHELRRQEDALGVFFDTIVVCTVTGSTHAGMIAGFADLLENFGDRPRRVLGIDASATIDKTRDQVARIARRTADLIGVGRELSDDEIVVLEGWAGDKYGIPVASTDEAIYLTGRMEGVILDPVYEGKSMAGLIDLVSSRDIPADSNVLYAHLGGQQAINAYSGRYH
- a CDS encoding GntR family transcriptional regulator; the protein is MSLSPVARPSSLRDHAYAQMRDAIVSGRLEPGARLRDAELEAWLGVSRTPIREAIARLESAGLVRTRRAKATEVAPLDEREALAAERVAAALHELAVRDAVAQLTEADLDAMREANARFEVALAGQDVDGAVAADDAFHGVAVTASANPLLAALLDQVTPLLRRLERARFSSLAGRDSVHAHARILALCAAGDAEAAASATRENWLTLERLLTHSETTPRSTDPKDE
- a CDS encoding class I SAM-dependent methyltransferase, which encodes MPGPLDLSLLRRWPDVEAPGLVASDAADRLILDESAGARARSGPGELVVIGDTHGALVLAAAADGANGIRVHQDALSGEAALVGNAHRLVPEARFEQLPLDTALVAGARVVLLRLPRSLDELSDIASVIAAAAAPDVVVFAGGRIKHMALAMNDVLRSRFRRLDVSHARAKSRVLIAREPAASAPPTPRAARIDGLEVRAFGGAFAGARVDIGTRLLLAHLPDAAPGGTADDPWIDFACGTGVVAATWASRHPHAHVYASDQSASAVASARATAEANGVADRIDVVRDDLLSRRPDRSASLIALNPPFHSGSSVSDHIAPRLFADAARVLRPGGELWCVWNSSLRYRPSLERLIGPTRQVARDPKFTVTVSTRR